AGCAATTTCTTTGAAACTTGGATACCCTGTAAGTGTGTAAAGTGAATCCGTGATAAAATAAAAGTACTTAAAAAAAGCTAAATTAAGAACATTTAAAATAACAATCGTATACAATACATTGTCGAAATTTTCGCCTTTCTCTTTTTTACGAAACATCCATTCGCTAAACCCATAATTTACGAGAATGACGAGTAAGAAGTGGAATAAAAAAGGAAAACTAAAGTATGCATAAAAAGTAAGAGAGGAAACCACAAGAAGGGGTTTTCTCCCCTTTTGTGGAATGTTCCAATAGATTAAATAGGTTAACGCAAATAAAATTAAATACGGAATCGAATTGAATAACATGAATTAGGTAACCTTAAAATTAGATATCCCAGAGATATAAAAACTTCGAGTTTGTATTTGTTCCAAGAAATTTCTCTGCGATACCAAATGATATAGGATTTCCTTTTACGTCAGTAGCTTGGTAGATATTTTCCACAGGAACTTTTCCTCTTTGGTAGGTAACAATGCGAGGTGATCCTTGTGGGTTTCCTTCATACTTCGGGTGTTTCATGAGTTCGATCACAAAATTATCAAAGTAACCAATAAAATCGATCATACCTTCTTTCTGTGCTTGTTCTGCAGTGAAGATCCTTCCGTCACAAATTTCTTTAAGCCTAGCTTCAGAAACTTTAGGTCGGCCTTTTTTAACTACATCAAAAAAACGTGCAAACAAACTATCAATGATGGATTGTAAAATTTTCCTTTGTTCCTGGGTCATTTCAGTTGTTGGAGAACCGAGAGCTTTGTTTGGACCAGAGGTAAAGGATTGGTCTTTCACTCCAATTTTATCTAATCCTTCTTTGACATTGAACCCAGACATAATAACACCAACTGAGCCAGTAACAGTTGTTGGGTGAGCACCAATGGAATCAGTAGCCATTGCAATGTAGTATGCACCACTTGCAGCTGTATCCATAAATCCTGCAAAAACAGGGATCCCTTTTCTTTCTTTGAACTTTTTCACTTCTTGGTAGATGATGTCACTTGCAGTAACAGTTCCGCCAGGGGAGTTAATTTTTAAAATGACACCTTTGACATCCGGGTCTCTTTCTGCGCGTTTCAGAGATTCTTTGACACGAACAACCATAGAATCTGAAGAGGGACCAAAAAAGGATTCTTTTCCTTCATCAGAAATCATCCCTTCGATGGCGATAATTACGATTTTTTCTTGATCCTTTCCAGCAATGAGTTTCTCTTCGAATTCAGACTTAGCTGATGGTGGGAATAAATTCATACTATTCCCAATGACACATGATTCTGTAAAAAGAATCGAAAGAAGAACGACGGAACTAATGAGACCAAACTTTCTTAAAGGCATACAAACCTTTCTAAGATGGCAAACTCTGACTTCAATCATTTTTGGGAGATAAATCTTGCACCTATTGAAAACAAAATACTCTAGTTTTGGGACAGAACCCACTGGAGGTGGGCAATGGTTGCATTTGGTTCTCCAGTCACCTGTGGATGGATCCAAAGTATCCGTTGTTTCGGGCCACAAAGCCCCAGATCCCTTTTTTGCTTCCGGTTCTTTTTTGATGTTCCCATGGGTAAACCGATTGGAGCCAAATCCTTGGGCAAGGGAACCATTTTACCCAAGCGTCCACTGGCTTACCGATGGGAATGGAATCCCTCTCCATGGGCTTTTTCATAATTTACCTCGGACCATCCTTGTTGAAACCCAAGGGGAAAACGAATCCACAGTCAAATTTTCCATGGAAATTCCAGAAACTTGGAAAGGGACCTTACTTTCCAAAATCCAAGTGACGGAAGTCTACAAACTTTATCCGTCAGAACTGAAAATCATCTATGAACTAAAGAATTCTTCAGAGGAAGAATTCCCCTTTGCACTAGGGATCCATCCTTATTTCCGTTGGAACGAAGAAGAGTCAATAGATGACCTCTTTCTCATTGGTTCAGGATTTCACCAAATCAAATTAGGGGATTACCTTTTGCCAGAACGGGTATTAGGTGATGAGGTTTTTCTCAACCGAGAGTTGCCCCTGATGGGAAAAAATTTGGATGATTTATACGCAGCAAAAGATAAAGAAATGCCTTACATAGGACTCTTCTCAATGAACAAAAAGGAAAAATTACTGATCTCTGGTGGAAATTTTTACCAAGTGTACACACCACAAGATAGAAGGTCAATCGCCATTGAGCCCATGACAAGTACTGGGAATTTTTTACATTTCCCTGGTGCAAATCCTAGTAGTATCCAACCTCAATCCGAAAAAAAAATTGAATTCTCGATTCGTATGGATCAATTCTAAAAAAAAAAATTCTCTTTATCGAACAGACTGTCTAACAAAAAAAAAGAGGATAGTCCCCCAATGTCAGATGCCCTAGTGAATGCTTGTAAACAAATTAGTAAAAATCTGTTGGAAATCAAATATTTCGCTGAGAAAAAAAACACTAGCCGAACTTCTGTTTACCGAGCGTTGCAAGATAAAAAAATCAATGAAGTTGTCATTGGAAAAAATTCAAGATTCATTATTTTGGATGATGCGGCAAAGAAGTGGAAACCTGGTAGACAGGCCTAAACTCAAGTTCGTCTGCATTTAAGTTTGTTTCCAACCAATCAGAATTTGGTTCTTCGACCAACTGGTTCCAAATCTCAATTGGAATCAGTTTTCGAATTTCCTTTGGAACCAGTGGTTTTAAGTGATAGAATGGCAACAAATATTCGTCGTTTTGTTCCTTAAGCAAGTATCCTATAAAACTATAGTATACTTTTCCAAAACTTTTATCTGTATTTGTATCTCTTGTTTGGATGTAACATTCAGCTAACTTTGGATATGGTGGTTTGAATCTACGAGAATGGAATCTGTATTGGATCGTTTTTAGAAATCCAATGCGAAATATAAGTTTAGATTCTCCAGAATGAATTTGTAAATGCCTTCCTTGGATTGGATTTGTTAACCCTTCCATACCCAAACTAGCATGGATCTCAGAAAGGTTTCCGAACACCAACCTGGTTGGTTCGTTCCACCACTTGTTTAGAACTTCTTTTAGGTTGGGTGCAGGGATTGGTTTTATTGTATTTGGAATTTTTTCCAACAAAGCATTTGTTAGATGGATCTTTTTCTTTTTTTCATAACGATTTGGAAATAGAAAATACAAAATTGAGTCAGTCATTGGCAAAACAGAATAAAAGGTAACGGAGATTCCAGAGTGGCCTAAAGCTTCCCTTCGGGTTTTCCATTCTTTGATTTGGAATGGTTGGAAAAAGGAATCTCCTGTTTCTTCCCATTCCAATCCCATTTCCTGTAATTTGGTTTCCAAGATTGGGAGATGTTCTAAGGAAATTGTGACTTCGTATGTTTTTGGGAATTTCCGCATTTTTTATACCATTCGGTCGATCTATGATAACATGATGAATGATTTAGCCTTTGAGAATCAAAGTTTTTTATGGGGGAGTGAAGCAGGGCCCGTACGAATCCTTTCCGAATACCTGCACCCCAAAGCAGAGTTCAAAACACAAGGAATCACCGATACCCTCGTTGTTTTCGGATCAGCAAGAATTCCATCATCAGAATCAAACCAAACGAAACAAAGCTCTCCCTTACAGGAACTCAGCCATTATTATGAAGAAGCACGGGAATTTTCAAAACTCATCACCGAATGGGCGGAAAGTTTAAAAAAGGAGATTCCCAATCGTAACTTGCATATTTGTACGGGAGGGGGACCAGGGATCATGGA
The sequence above is a segment of the Leptospira sp. WS39.C2 genome. Coding sequences within it:
- a CDS encoding aldose 1-epimerase; amino-acid sequence: MHLLKTKYSSFGTEPTGGGQWLHLVLQSPVDGSKVSVVSGHKAPDPFFASGSFLMFPWVNRLEPNPWAREPFYPSVHWLTDGNGIPLHGLFHNLPRTILVETQGENESTVKFSMEIPETWKGTLLSKIQVTEVYKLYPSELKIIYELKNSSEEEFPFALGIHPYFRWNEEESIDDLFLIGSGFHQIKLGDYLLPERVLGDEVFLNRELPLMGKNLDDLYAAKDKEMPYIGLFSMNKKEKLLISGGNFYQVYTPQDRRSIAIEPMTSTGNFLHFPGANPSSIQPQSEKKIEFSIRMDQF
- the sppA gene encoding signal peptide peptidase SppA — translated: MPLRKFGLISSVVLLSILFTESCVIGNSMNLFPPSAKSEFEEKLIAGKDQEKIVIIAIEGMISDEGKESFFGPSSDSMVVRVKESLKRAERDPDVKGVILKINSPGGTVTASDIIYQEVKKFKERKGIPVFAGFMDTAASGAYYIAMATDSIGAHPTTVTGSVGVIMSGFNVKEGLDKIGVKDQSFTSGPNKALGSPTTEMTQEQRKILQSIIDSLFARFFDVVKKGRPKVSEARLKEICDGRIFTAEQAQKEGMIDFIGYFDNFVIELMKHPKYEGNPQGSPRIVTYQRGKVPVENIYQATDVKGNPISFGIAEKFLGTNTNSKFLYLWDI